A portion of the Staphylococcus felis genome contains these proteins:
- the pnpS gene encoding two-component system histidine kinase PnpS, with translation MLKFYHKLLIILTTITVVSFLLLGFIVHNAIYTISVEDQKNELTKQSQQILSLHYENNDARIQLLSDIYKANMLIIEGNRKYKFNSSDNYSIEKREREITNQLSTETSAYILNGKKGEYLFGYKNNDVTILISGKYTMVYNLQLEFWKYLILVGMFIIALIYFSVRYINRTYIQPINEVSYAASLLTEGNYKVRVPESSVKETKDLYVTINVLARRLEALNRAQKIQRNRLVTTLENIPSAVLMINKNGKIVVANQTYYEIFNQSDNVENKNYQQFLNDTLKKLVVEGFRTEQAVHGQVELYVNNIHQKFFDTSCVPILSRTRKKLEGMVVVLHDITKLKKLENLRRDFVANVSHELKTPITSMKGFTETLIDGAKNDPESLDMFLGIILKESNRIQSLVEDLLDLSKIEQTSTLEKHQINLSQVAESSLSVIKPIADDKFITLKNAVQKNVLAMADENKISQVIVNLLSNAINYSSPHKTVTLRVYNVTNSQIIEVIDEGIGMREEDKYRIFERFYRVDKARSRDSGGTGLGLSITKHIVEGYGGHIEVESELNVGSTFRVILPS, from the coding sequence ATGCTTAAATTTTATCATAAATTATTAATAATACTTACAACAATTACTGTTGTAAGTTTTCTTCTATTAGGATTTATTGTACATAATGCGATTTATACCATCTCAGTTGAAGATCAAAAAAATGAATTAACGAAACAATCACAACAAATTCTGTCATTACACTACGAAAATAATGATGCTCGAATTCAACTGTTGTCTGATATTTATAAAGCTAATATGCTTATCATAGAAGGCAATCGTAAATATAAGTTTAATTCGAGTGATAATTATTCAATAGAAAAACGGGAACGCGAAATCACTAATCAGTTATCGACAGAAACAAGTGCCTATATTTTAAATGGTAAAAAAGGGGAGTATTTATTCGGTTATAAGAATAATGACGTTACAATATTAATTAGTGGTAAATATACAATGGTTTATAACTTGCAATTAGAGTTTTGGAAATATCTCATCTTGGTTGGGATGTTTATCATTGCGCTCATATATTTTTCAGTGCGTTATATTAATCGTACATATATTCAACCGATTAACGAGGTATCATATGCTGCATCTTTATTAACGGAAGGTAACTATAAAGTACGTGTACCTGAGAGTAGTGTCAAAGAAACAAAAGATTTATATGTCACTATCAATGTTTTGGCAAGACGATTGGAAGCGCTAAATCGTGCGCAAAAAATTCAACGTAATCGATTAGTGACAACCTTAGAAAATATTCCAAGCGCAGTATTAATGATCAATAAAAATGGAAAGATTGTAGTCGCTAATCAAACGTACTATGAAATATTTAATCAGAGTGACAATGTTGAAAACAAAAATTATCAACAATTTTTAAATGATACTTTAAAAAAACTGGTAGTCGAGGGATTCAGAACGGAACAGGCTGTTCATGGTCAAGTTGAACTTTATGTTAATAATATACATCAAAAGTTTTTTGATACATCTTGTGTTCCAATCTTATCTCGTACAAGAAAGAAACTTGAGGGTATGGTCGTTGTTTTACATGATATCACTAAATTAAAAAAACTCGAAAATTTAAGACGTGATTTTGTTGCGAATGTTTCTCATGAGCTAAAGACGCCGATTACATCAATGAAAGGATTTACAGAGACATTAATTGACGGTGCTAAAAATGATCCTGAATCTCTAGACATGTTTTTAGGTATTATTTTAAAAGAATCTAACCGAATTCAATCATTAGTAGAAGATTTGTTAGATTTGTCTAAGATTGAACAGACTTCGACTTTAGAAAAACATCAGATTAATTTATCACAGGTGGCAGAATCGTCGTTGTCAGTTATCAAACCTATTGCTGATGATAAATTCATTACCTTGAAAAATGCGGTTCAAAAAAATGTTTTAGCAATGGCTGATGAAAATAAAATATCACAAGTCATTGTTAATCTATTGTCAAATGCAATTAACTATTCTTCTCCGCATAAAACCGTTACTTTACGTGTATATAATGTAACGAATAGCCAAATTATTGAAGTGATTGATGAAGGCATCGGCATGAGAGAAGAAGATAAGTATAGAATATTTGAACGATTTTATCGTGTTGATAAAGCTAGAAGTCGTGATTCTGGAGGTACTGGACTCGGTTTATCGATTACTAAGCATATCGTTGAAGGGTATGGTGGCCATATTGAAGTTGAATCTGAACTAAATGTTGGATCTACATTTAGAGTGATTTTACCAAGCTAG
- a CDS encoding response regulator transcription factor gives MAQRVLVVDDEQSIVTLLKYNLEQAGYIVEIAQDGEEALIKVEETKPDLIVLDVMLPKKDGIEVCKTIRSDKNQVPILMLTAKDDEFDRVLGLELGADDYMTKPFSPREVVARVKAILRRSSYTQVANSSEQDEDIVIGAIRIRPDFFEVYRNDELLELTPKEFELLLYLVERQGRVITREHMLNSVWNYEFAGDSRIVDVHISHLRDKLEENPKQPQFIKTVRGLGYKLERPK, from the coding sequence ATGGCTCAAAGAGTGCTTGTTGTTGATGACGAACAATCCATTGTTACATTATTAAAATACAATCTTGAACAAGCAGGGTATATTGTGGAAATTGCTCAAGATGGTGAAGAAGCGTTAATAAAAGTTGAAGAAACAAAACCAGATCTTATTGTATTAGATGTTATGTTGCCTAAAAAAGATGGTATTGAAGTGTGTAAGACTATAAGGTCTGACAAGAATCAAGTCCCTATATTAATGTTAACAGCTAAAGACGATGAATTTGATCGTGTTTTAGGTCTTGAGCTAGGTGCGGATGACTATATGACAAAACCTTTTTCGCCAAGAGAAGTTGTTGCACGTGTTAAAGCGATTTTGCGACGCTCTTCATATACACAAGTTGCAAATAGCTCCGAACAAGATGAAGATATTGTCATTGGGGCGATAAGAATTCGGCCGGACTTCTTTGAGGTGTATCGCAACGATGAATTGCTTGAGCTGACTCCTAAAGAATTTGAACTATTACTCTATCTAGTTGAAAGACAAGGACGTGTTATTACTAGAGAGCATATGTTAAACTCAGTTTGGAACTATGAATTTGCAGGGGATTCTCGTATAGTAGATGTACATATAAGCCATTTGCGTGATAAACTTGAAGAAAATCCTAAACAACCTCAATTTATTAAAACGGTTCGTGGTTTAGGCTATAAATTGGAGAGACCTAAATAA